The genomic stretch AAGCCCAACATGTCCAAAAAGAGAGAATAAATGATACATTTAGCTTAAAACATTTTAATCAGGTTACTAATTTTCTCTACCTTAGTAGTTTATGTTGTTTTGTCAAAAAAAAAGTCCATGATCATTTATCCATAAGAAATTAAAGCGCTGAGTTTACTAATTTTCTCTACTTTAGTCGTTTTTGTTGTTTTGTCAAAAACAATCCATGATCATTATTCATATAATAAACTCAAACTATTTAAAGTGTAATGTTTATGCCgatgaaattaatgaaaattataAATGTGTTTATGACATTTCTTTCTTTTGCAACCAAGGTCTATGATTGTGGTTATACCTATCACATGACGGTAGCAACCAATGTAATTTCGTGCAAGGTGGTGGCAACCAAAAGCTTCCCGCCTACAGATGATGCCAGAAACTTCCCTCAGTGGCAAAATCTCCTTATGTAGTGGTGGAGATAGAACTTTTATGCACAATGTCAACGGTGGAATATGCAAATGACAACTTTTATTCATGTTTCTTCTCCACTATTTTTTTCCCTTTAACAAATCTTCATAATTTTGTTTTAGATTCAATCCATTTTATTGATTTTTATTTGGATATCAATAAATCCAAAGTGCAAACCAAAGAAATACTATATAAAAAGTCAGATTAAACATTCACAATTTATTTTTTATCCATTATTTTATACAAGCCAATATTGAAACTATTAGCCAAATTTTTTTAAAGATACAAATGGTTACTTGAATAAATTTATAACCATTAACAGAATTTTTAAATTTCATACATCTATCACTTCCCGTGCAATTGTTTATAGATAATCAAACCTATTCAAACTTTATTCTATTTTAAGAAtagaaagagaaaaaaaaatgaCTAGGTAGCCTAATTGAGCCACCAATTTATACATTGACCAAACCATTTACACCAAAGCAACATAGAGGCATGGTATAGACAAACATACAAATCTAAGTTTAACATGCCTCTAATTATCTAAGTTATTATTTCGAATATAGAACCGAGACATTCTCCTTACACATATCTCACTTCATGATCCGTTGTATAAAACAAAAGTGACACATAAAATATACAAATCTTACTTTAGCATGCCTTTGATGGATCTGAATTATCATTCAGAAATTCAAAGACGGGACAGGACACCTCAAACGACGACAAGGAACATAATTGTTGCTGTTATCTACGTAGTTAAGGATCTTTGTTTTTCTGCTTTAGCTAGAATTGTATATTACAATCCCACCGAATTGTACTACGAATCTAGCTAGTACAACGTTTGAGAATATATTTGCTGATAAAATTTTGAGTAATAAAACAGTATTCAGTAGGTAGCATCGTTCAAGGAAGTCTATCTCACCCCTAAATCATACTTGGACCGAGAACTTCCATGTTCAAGTTATCTAAATTTACAACTAGGGTGTTCCCTTGTCAATTGTCATCTTAAGATAAAAAAGAGAAACATACAGAATGAACTGGTGGTAACCTTCATGAGAATTTTGAGTAGAAATGCCAACATTTCAAAAGGGAACTAAACAAATAGGTAATAGACTATATAGAAGGCCTAGAAGTGCAATACTAAGAACGTCAATCATGCTAAATATATATCAAAAGAGAAACTCCAAGTAGGATAATGATCACAATAGCGAAAATCAATAATTGCTTAGTCTGAATTTTACAAGCAGATTGAGTAAACAACCAAAACTGGAAATTAGAATATGGTGATAAGAAAGAGTATACAGAATATATCTCTTCTGTTATTACAATCCATAAAATCAAGACAATGAAAGTAATCTTGACACACCTATCATGAGGTGCAAAACCAGTGCAACGTCCCCATTCAGAAATCACCTGAAATATACACAAACAACAAAATGCCCCCATTATCATCAGAACCAGTAATTGCATATTCATGGCTAAGATCATGTGATAACCATATAATTATACAAAATAGCATCAACTAGAATAACCAGTTATTACTCATTGAATCACAGTTCCTTCATTCAAGTGATGGAAGGACTACACAATAACACGGTCCATTTCATTGTTAATTTGTATAAGGCTTTCATTAATGGTCGCGATCGAGCGATTTCGCTCATTACAGGTGTCAGTACTAACCACAATTTGTtcttcaaaataaataaataaaagtgTGAATAACGGTGTCGGTATTGGTGTATAGGCACCTGCCGATTCCGTTTTGTTGTGCCCGCATTACAAAATTATCATACACAGATTTTATATGAAAAAAAATTAGGTAATCTAATTCTCTTCTATACTGATTAATAACAATTCACATCGCAACAAACAATAATTAATAGAAAAACAATCGACAATTGCGATTCGGTAAAATTAGGGTTACCTCTTGTGGTGCTGAACGAATTTCGAATTCTTAGCTTCTTCCTCTGTAAAAAAAATTGACGGCAAAAATTAGGTTAACAAAATCGGAAAAAATGGAGAAAACGAACTAGAAGAGGAACGCGGTGGTTTACTTACCAGTAAGACCGAGAGAGAACTTGGTGATTATAGTTCCGGTGATTGCGAATCCAACGACGAATGGCCAGTTCTTTTTCCATTCTCGCTTGAAGAAAACTGGCCATGGATCGAACTTTCTCATTTTTCGGATTTTTGATGGGAATGTTATGCGAAAATGGATGCGCCTCAGTTGTTACTTGCAGTTGCAGCTTCTTGTTTGTTCGTTCTCCGTCATAGCAGAGGTGATGGATTCCGTCATAAAAGGTGTACATCTATACGGGCCCAATACAAACTTTATTGGGCCTCCGAATGATGGGTAAATTCACATGAACCTGAAAAGACAACCCaactattttttttaattcacaCGATCAAAATGTCAAAATTTCAGCGATTTtatatcaaaaatattttttatattaattcTAACACTTTAACAGGAAATTTAAAAATTTCCGGTACAATATCCCATCAAAATTCCCGGAAATTTCAAACAAATAATCTTAGCAATCACAATTTTGGATGTAACTCGATTATATCATCGACACACCTTGAAATCTTAGCATGTAACTCAATTATCCCCTTTGTTATCCTACGGCAAAATGATCTACATAAATCCTTCACATCTTCATTGGTCTTCAACTCAATAAGGTTGTATTTGACTTTCCCGTCAGTATCAATCCAATCTTCATGAAATTCGATCTTTCTCACATTTCTGTTTTCAATATCAAGCAACAATTCATTCAACTTTGGCGTCAGGCCGACGAGAGATGTGGTTCCATCTGGAAGCCAGAATTCTACGGGAGGTGAAGCTCTGTTGAAGTAAACTTCCGCCTTAATCAAAAATTGAGGAAGAGGCATTTTTTGAGATGTAGTTTCAAACAACAAATGACCCCTATATTTGTATAACTTTGCATTTACTTTGGACCACATCAAAATTGTTGGTGCAATCACAGCCATCCAAAATTGTTAGCAAAATACTAAGCGTTTAAAATTTCAAACAAATAACACTACCGAAAATTTCACTTTGGTTAAAATTTCCGGTATCAACTAGTAA from Lathyrus oleraceus cultivar Zhongwan6 chromosome 7, CAAS_Psat_ZW6_1.0, whole genome shotgun sequence encodes the following:
- the LOC127101133 gene encoding ATP synthase small subunit 6, mitochondrial, translated to MRKFDPWPVFFKREWKKNWPFVVGFAITGTIITKFSLGLTEEEAKNSKFVQHHKR